Proteins encoded within one genomic window of Guyparkeria hydrothermalis:
- a CDS encoding error-prone DNA polymerase, producing the protein MNAYAELSARSNFSFLAATADPEQLVATAVERGYAAIAICDECSFAGVVRAQQGWKALPADDRPQLILGARLVLEEGDELVLLAADRAGYAAISQLITRGRRAAAKGEYRLDRAAVLDGLAAGVRVIWQVPADDRLGPAWLLAATRPWLGVVAWLDGLDGARAANARRLAAAHGLPVTALGDTLMAESEEKPLLDVVTALRHRTTVMAAADRLPRNAERHLRPLEALAELFPAEWRAEALRLAGTCRFSIDELAYEYPLDDIPPGVPGHEHLRRLTFEGAAKRWPDGVPPKVAAQIERELGIIREMAFEPYFLTVHDIVRFARSRGILCQGRGSAANSAVCFALGITAVNPAESSMLFERFISKERAEPPDIDVDFEHHRREEVMQYIYRRYGRERAALAATVIRYRRRSALRDAARALGIGEDVQERVNEQLAWWDREVSAEKLAAAGIDGEQRRIRWWLAIARQLTGMPRHLSQHVGGFVIARGQLADLVPVENASMADRTVIQWDKDDLDAVGLMKIDVLALGMFSAVRRAFELANRHRPRELPLALWSIPREDAATFEMISRADTVGVFQIESRAQMSMLPRLQPRSFYDLVIEIAIVRPGPIQGEMVHPYLKRRQGLEPEEYPNEEIRRVLGRTLGVPIFQEQVIELAMVAAGFSAGEADQLRRALGAWRKRGTLEDFRKKLYDGMTARGFTPDFADRVYRQILGFGEYGFPESHSASFAVIAYASAWLKCHEPVAFYCALLNSQPMGFYGPSQLVQDARRHGVVVRPPCVLASQDESTLEPLAGGGGATATHALRLGLDRIRGLSAGGIERLLAARRVAPFRQVADCVRRARLDARDRRVLAQAGAFAALEGNRHAAHWSATGIPDDLALEAGLPADRSVGEPAVELPAPDAAQTILADYQRLGLSLNGHPLALLRERLRRLRLRRSDELKTRHDGAHTRYCGLVTMRQRPGTAKGTVFMTLEDEAGTVNVIVWPDRVAEYQQVVVGARLLEVRGQWQHREGVAHLVARVLVDHSEWLGRLPARSRDFH; encoded by the coding sequence ATGAATGCCTATGCCGAATTGTCTGCCCGCTCCAACTTCAGTTTTCTCGCCGCCACCGCCGATCCCGAGCAACTGGTGGCGACGGCGGTCGAGCGCGGCTATGCGGCCATCGCCATCTGCGACGAGTGCTCGTTCGCTGGGGTGGTGCGCGCCCAGCAGGGCTGGAAGGCGCTGCCGGCGGATGACCGGCCGCAGCTGATTCTCGGTGCGCGGCTGGTGCTGGAGGAGGGCGACGAGCTGGTGCTGCTGGCGGCCGACCGGGCCGGCTATGCCGCGATCAGCCAGCTGATCACCCGCGGTCGGCGGGCGGCGGCCAAGGGCGAGTACCGCCTCGATCGGGCGGCGGTACTCGACGGGCTCGCAGCCGGGGTGCGCGTGATCTGGCAGGTGCCGGCCGACGACCGCCTTGGCCCGGCGTGGCTGCTGGCCGCCACCCGTCCCTGGCTCGGCGTGGTGGCCTGGCTCGACGGGCTCGATGGTGCGCGCGCCGCAAACGCGCGGCGGCTGGCTGCGGCGCACGGCCTGCCGGTCACGGCGCTGGGCGACACGCTGATGGCCGAGTCCGAGGAAAAGCCGCTGTTGGATGTGGTTACGGCCCTGCGCCATCGCACCACGGTGATGGCGGCGGCCGACCGCCTGCCGCGCAATGCCGAGCGCCACCTGCGCCCGCTCGAGGCACTGGCCGAGCTGTTCCCTGCCGAATGGCGTGCCGAGGCGCTGCGGCTGGCCGGCACGTGCCGGTTCTCGATCGACGAGCTGGCCTACGAGTACCCGCTCGACGACATCCCGCCGGGCGTGCCGGGCCATGAGCACCTGCGACGGCTGACCTTCGAGGGGGCGGCGAAGCGCTGGCCCGACGGTGTGCCGCCGAAGGTGGCCGCGCAGATCGAGCGCGAGCTCGGTATCATCCGCGAGATGGCCTTCGAGCCGTACTTTCTCACCGTCCACGACATCGTCCGCTTCGCCCGCTCGCGCGGGATCCTCTGCCAGGGACGTGGCTCGGCGGCCAACTCGGCGGTGTGCTTCGCGCTCGGCATCACGGCGGTCAACCCGGCCGAGTCCTCGATGCTGTTCGAGCGCTTCATCTCCAAGGAACGTGCCGAGCCGCCGGACATCGATGTCGACTTCGAGCATCACCGCCGCGAGGAAGTGATGCAGTACATCTACCGGCGCTACGGCCGCGAACGGGCGGCGCTCGCGGCCACGGTGATCCGCTACCGGCGCCGCTCGGCCCTGCGCGACGCCGCTCGGGCGCTGGGTATCGGCGAGGACGTGCAGGAACGGGTCAATGAGCAGCTGGCCTGGTGGGATCGCGAGGTGAGCGCCGAGAAGCTGGCCGCGGCCGGCATCGACGGCGAGCAGCGACGCATCCGCTGGTGGCTTGCGATCGCCCGGCAGCTGACCGGCATGCCACGTCATCTCTCGCAGCACGTCGGCGGTTTCGTCATCGCCCGCGGGCAGCTGGCCGACCTGGTGCCGGTGGAGAACGCCTCGATGGCCGACCGCACCGTGATCCAGTGGGACAAGGACGACCTCGATGCCGTCGGCCTGATGAAGATCGACGTGCTCGCACTGGGCATGTTCTCGGCGGTGCGCCGGGCGTTCGAGCTGGCCAACCGGCATCGGCCGCGCGAACTGCCGCTGGCGCTGTGGTCGATCCCGCGCGAGGACGCCGCGACCTTCGAGATGATCAGTCGTGCCGATACCGTCGGCGTGTTCCAGATCGAGTCGCGCGCGCAGATGAGCATGCTGCCGCGCCTGCAGCCGCGCTCGTTCTACGATCTGGTGATCGAGATCGCGATCGTCCGCCCCGGCCCGATCCAGGGCGAGATGGTTCACCCGTACCTCAAGCGCCGTCAGGGTCTCGAGCCCGAGGAGTATCCGAACGAGGAGATCCGGCGGGTGCTGGGGCGCACCCTGGGCGTGCCGATCTTCCAGGAACAGGTGATCGAGCTGGCCATGGTGGCGGCGGGCTTTTCCGCCGGCGAGGCCGACCAGCTGCGCCGGGCGCTGGGGGCATGGCGAAAGCGCGGCACGCTCGAGGACTTTCGCAAGAAGCTGTATGACGGCATGACCGCGCGCGGCTTCACGCCCGATTTTGCCGACCGGGTCTACCGCCAGATCCTCGGTTTCGGCGAGTACGGCTTCCCCGAATCGCACTCGGCCAGCTTTGCCGTGATCGCCTACGCCTCGGCCTGGCTCAAGTGCCACGAGCCGGTCGCCTTCTACTGCGCGTTGCTTAACAGCCAGCCGATGGGCTTCTACGGGCCATCGCAGCTGGTGCAGGACGCCCGTCGCCACGGCGTGGTGGTGCGTCCGCCCTGCGTGCTGGCCAGTCAGGACGAGAGCACGCTCGAGCCGCTGGCAGGGGGTGGCGGTGCCACCGCGACCCACGCCTTGCGTCTGGGGCTGGACCGCATCCGCGGGCTGTCCGCCGGCGGTATCGAGCGCCTGCTGGCCGCTCGTCGGGTCGCGCCGTTCCGGCAGGTGGCCGACTGCGTGCGCCGTGCCCGGCTGGATGCGCGTGACCGGCGGGTGCTGGCGCAGGCCGGTGCCTTCGCCGCGCTGGAAGGCAACCGGCATGCCGCCCACTGGTCGGCGACCGGCATTCCGGACGATCTCGCGCTCGAGGCGGGTCTGCCTGCCGACCGCTCGGTCGGCGAGCCGGCCGTCGAGTTGCCCGCCCCCGATGCCGCACAGACCATCCTTGCGGACTATCAGCGGCTGGGGCTGTCGCTGAATGGTCATCCGCTGGCATTGCTGCGCGAGCGGTTGCGCCGGCTGCGGCTGCGACGCAGCGACGAGCTCAAGACCCGACATGACGGCGCACACACGCGCTACTGCGGGCTGGTGACCATGCGCCAGCGCCCCGGTACGGCCAAGGGGACGGTGTTTATGACGCTCGAGGACGAAGCGGGCACGGTCAACGTGATCGTCTGGCCCGATCGGGTGGCCGAATACCAGCAAGTGGTGGTGGGTGCCCGCCTGCTGGAGGTGCGCGGCCAGTGGCAGCATCGCGAGGGCGTGGCGCATCTGGTCGCGCGGGTGCTGGTCGATCACAGCGAGTGGCTGGGGCGCCTGCCGGCGCGCTCACGCGACTTTCACTGA
- a CDS encoding DUF2339 domain-containing protein — protein sequence MGELLLFAVLSFLALLTGGVLGWISFFKLRRLEERLDRLEARQRPAEPEPQPEHETPPPRHAPPKWAEGRRHPAPTEKTAASTPAAAPGRAAGVVGRVREHWMIWLGGLSVGLAGVFLVRYSIEQGYLGPAARITAGLVTGLGLHALAEWLRRRSDWRSDAVAALAGGASLTLYAAALAALHLYQLWPVGLVFAVLALISLATLVLALWHGPVLAILGLLGGYAVPALLGTQSDQLVTTLVYSTVIALSGFTLMRYVYRDWLWWGTIGGALFWWWVALMTGKHSEAWLGSYLAVLAWGMLAIRSSNWRLDQVVAADNPPHWRDWLRLIPTEQRGLLLGLLVLLAGLGLSLGRDPHWAGGPLVWLPLPAVLLIAARYNDHLRPLPWLTLAVITVGLIAAQIAPLPTQKPTLMVDPVSAEHHGTLFAFLALLAGLFSGAGLWHLRNRPGSALDASLAVVAPLVAVALAYLLARAALPPWGLAVACIVYGGLLLNLAVWRLRHGSTDGVAFWLVTGGHLAYSLAAVIALDDATLTLALAAQLVSLTWVMRRVPMDNLHWLVKLVLAVVVIRLTLNPWLLTYAGEGHWTLWTYGGSLLLAVLASRQVPPDVPLRRWLEGGALHLLLLFLVVELRYWLYDGAVFAPRFDFLEAAIDVNLTAALGLVYHWRGQLSTQLQVVYRLAGRVMMVLALLAYAYLLIHANPLWGGPQAGTIGDTPLFNLLLLAYGLPVVLFALASRIYEPMTRRQFAVVAGIGLWLFASFEIRHIWQGELSLVDATSNGELYTYSAVWLLMAMAALLTGIVRERPALYRGGLALLTLVIVKIFLVDMSGLTGLLRAVSFMGLGLSLLALAYVHQLLARPRTPADEAA from the coding sequence ATGGGCGAGCTGCTGCTGTTTGCCGTGCTTTCATTCCTGGCCCTGCTCACCGGTGGCGTGCTCGGCTGGATCAGCTTTTTCAAACTGCGCCGACTGGAGGAGCGCCTCGACCGGCTCGAGGCCCGTCAACGCCCCGCAGAACCGGAACCCCAACCGGAGCACGAGACGCCCCCGCCACGGCACGCCCCACCCAAGTGGGCCGAAGGACGCCGACACCCCGCCCCGACCGAAAAAACGGCTGCCAGCACACCCGCTGCCGCGCCGGGCCGGGCCGCCGGGGTCGTCGGCCGCGTACGCGAGCACTGGATGATCTGGCTCGGCGGGCTGTCGGTGGGTCTCGCCGGCGTCTTCCTGGTGCGCTACTCGATCGAGCAGGGCTATCTCGGTCCGGCCGCCCGCATCACGGCGGGACTGGTCACGGGGCTTGGCCTGCATGCACTGGCCGAATGGCTGCGCCGGCGCTCGGACTGGCGATCGGACGCCGTCGCCGCACTGGCCGGCGGTGCGAGCCTGACCCTCTACGCGGCCGCCCTGGCCGCCCTGCACCTGTACCAGCTCTGGCCGGTGGGACTGGTCTTCGCCGTGCTGGCGTTGATCTCGCTCGCCACCCTCGTACTGGCCCTGTGGCACGGCCCGGTGCTCGCAATCCTCGGCCTGCTGGGCGGCTATGCGGTCCCGGCCCTCCTGGGCACACAGTCCGACCAGCTGGTCACGACGCTGGTCTACAGCACGGTAATCGCCCTGTCAGGCTTCACGCTGATGCGCTATGTCTACCGCGACTGGCTGTGGTGGGGCACCATCGGCGGCGCCCTGTTCTGGTGGTGGGTGGCCCTGATGACGGGCAAGCACAGCGAAGCCTGGCTGGGCAGTTATCTCGCCGTGCTCGCCTGGGGCATGCTTGCCATCCGCTCGAGCAACTGGCGGCTAGACCAGGTCGTCGCAGCCGACAACCCGCCCCACTGGCGCGACTGGCTGCGCCTGATACCGACAGAACAGCGCGGTCTCCTCCTGGGCCTGCTGGTGCTGCTGGCTGGCTTGGGACTCAGCCTGGGCCGCGACCCGCACTGGGCCGGGGGACCGCTGGTCTGGCTACCCCTGCCCGCCGTACTCTTGATTGCGGCACGCTACAACGATCATCTGCGGCCGCTGCCGTGGCTGACCTTGGCCGTCATCACCGTCGGGCTGATCGCCGCCCAGATCGCGCCACTGCCCACCCAAAAGCCCACGCTGATGGTCGACCCGGTCTCCGCGGAGCATCACGGCACGCTATTCGCCTTCCTCGCCCTGCTGGCCGGCCTGTTCTCGGGTGCCGGGCTATGGCACCTGCGCAATCGGCCGGGTTCGGCGCTGGATGCCTCGCTGGCCGTGGTGGCACCGCTGGTGGCCGTGGCACTGGCCTACCTGCTGGCCCGCGCGGCGCTGCCCCCCTGGGGGCTTGCCGTCGCCTGCATCGTCTACGGGGGATTGCTGCTGAACCTGGCCGTCTGGCGACTGCGCCACGGGTCGACCGACGGCGTCGCCTTCTGGCTGGTCACCGGTGGTCATCTGGCCTATTCGCTGGCCGCGGTGATCGCGCTCGACGACGCCACCCTCACGCTCGCGCTGGCCGCCCAGCTGGTGTCGCTCACCTGGGTGATGCGACGCGTGCCGATGGACAACCTGCACTGGCTGGTCAAGCTGGTGCTGGCCGTGGTGGTGATCCGCCTGACACTCAACCCGTGGCTACTCACCTACGCGGGCGAAGGCCACTGGACGCTGTGGACCTATGGCGGCAGCCTGCTGCTGGCCGTGCTGGCCAGCCGGCAGGTGCCACCCGATGTTCCGCTGCGACGCTGGCTGGAAGGCGGGGCGCTGCACTTGCTGCTGCTGTTCCTGGTGGTCGAACTGCGCTACTGGCTCTACGACGGCGCGGTGTTCGCGCCGCGCTTCGACTTCCTCGAGGCGGCCATCGACGTCAACCTCACCGCCGCGCTGGGGCTGGTCTATCACTGGCGTGGCCAGCTTTCGACCCAGCTGCAGGTCGTCTATCGGCTGGCCGGCCGGGTGATGATGGTGCTTGCGCTGCTCGCCTATGCCTACCTGCTCATCCACGCCAATCCGCTGTGGGGCGGGCCGCAGGCCGGCACCATCGGTGACACGCCGCTGTTCAACCTGCTGCTGCTCGCCTACGGCCTACCGGTGGTGCTGTTCGCTCTGGCCAGCCGCATCTACGAACCGATGACCCGACGCCAGTTCGCCGTGGTGGCCGGCATCGGCCTGTGGCTGTTCGCAAGCTTCGAGATCCGCCATATCTGGCAGGGCGAGCTTTCCCTGGTCGACGCTACCTCCAACGGCGAGCTCTACACCTATTCGGCCGTGTGGCTGCTGATGGCGATGGCGGCCCTGCTCACCGGCATAGTGCGGGAACGCCCTGCGCTATACCGCGGCGGCCTGGCATTGCTGACACTGGTGATCGTCAAGATCTTCCTGGTGGACATGAGCGGGCTGACCGGCCTGTTGCGGGCGGTCTCGTTCATGGGGCTGGGGCTGTCGCTCCTGGCCCTGGCCTACGTCCACCAGCTGCTGGCGCGACCACGCACGCCGGCCGACGAGGCGGCCTAG
- a CDS encoding inorganic phosphate transporter, with product MDLDEVDAFDKVPRSTRHELLRFGLAVLFVIGVALFTWITQGHVSVVMVIAAVIGAYMAMNIGANDVANNVGPAVGSRALTLGGAIVIAAIFEAAGALIAGGEVVSTIKGGIIDPTAIGDPMTFVWLMMAALLAAAIWLNLATALGAPVSTTHSIVGGVMGGGIAAAGWGIANWGTVGQIAASWVISPLLGGLLAAALLYLIKRSITYQDDLIAAAKRRVPWFLALMAWAFATYLAVKGLKRITDIPFLGAAAVGLVIAALVYVAVRPLVARAADGMQENSKASVNRLFTLPLVFAAALLSFAHGSNDVANAVGPLAAINEALTHAGTAAKAAIPLWVMAIGALGLAVGLALYGPKLIRTVGHEITDIDPMRAFCIALAATLTVILASQLGLPVSTTHVTIGAVFGVGFLREHLKSNYDRLEQQVRDLHPNGDDDEVMQDYLERFRAASLKQKKLMLQELKSKSTRREVHISKRQRKGLKKIYKRELVKRSLVLKVAAAWVITVPAAALLAALFFVLIRAIASG from the coding sequence ATGGATCTCGATGAAGTAGACGCATTCGACAAGGTTCCCCGCTCCACCCGCCACGAACTGCTGCGCTTCGGCCTGGCTGTGCTGTTCGTGATCGGGGTGGCGCTGTTCACCTGGATCACGCAGGGCCACGTCAGCGTGGTAATGGTGATCGCCGCCGTGATCGGCGCCTACATGGCGATGAACATCGGCGCCAACGATGTGGCCAACAACGTCGGCCCGGCGGTGGGCTCCCGCGCCCTGACCCTCGGCGGGGCGATCGTCATTGCCGCGATCTTCGAGGCGGCCGGTGCGCTGATCGCCGGCGGCGAGGTGGTCTCCACCATCAAGGGCGGCATCATCGATCCCACGGCGATCGGCGATCCGATGACCTTCGTCTGGCTGATGATGGCTGCCCTGTTGGCCGCGGCCATCTGGCTCAACCTCGCCACTGCCCTGGGCGCGCCGGTCTCCACCACGCATTCGATCGTCGGTGGCGTGATGGGCGGCGGCATCGCCGCGGCCGGCTGGGGCATCGCCAACTGGGGCACGGTAGGTCAGATCGCCGCCAGCTGGGTGATCTCGCCGCTGCTGGGCGGTCTGCTGGCCGCCGCCCTGCTCTACTTGATCAAGCGCAGCATCACCTATCAGGACGACCTGATCGCGGCTGCCAAGCGCCGCGTACCCTGGTTCCTCGCGCTGATGGCCTGGGCGTTCGCCACCTATCTTGCCGTCAAGGGCCTCAAGCGGATCACCGATATCCCCTTCCTCGGGGCGGCGGCCGTCGGGCTGGTAATCGCGGCGCTGGTGTATGTCGCCGTGCGTCCGCTGGTGGCGCGCGCCGCCGACGGAATGCAGGAGAACAGCAAGGCGAGCGTGAACCGTCTGTTCACCCTGCCGCTGGTTTTCGCCGCCGCCCTGCTGAGCTTCGCCCATGGCTCGAACGACGTGGCCAACGCCGTCGGCCCGCTCGCCGCGATCAACGAGGCGCTCACCCACGCCGGTACCGCAGCCAAGGCGGCCATCCCGTTGTGGGTGATGGCGATCGGGGCGCTGGGCCTCGCGGTGGGGCTCGCGCTCTATGGCCCGAAGCTGATCCGCACCGTCGGCCACGAGATCACCGACATCGACCCGATGCGTGCCTTCTGCATCGCCCTGGCAGCGACGCTGACCGTCATCCTCGCCTCGCAGTTGGGCCTGCCGGTTTCCACCACCCATGTGACCATCGGTGCGGTGTTCGGCGTGGGGTTCCTGCGCGAACACCTCAAGTCCAACTACGACCGCCTCGAACAACAGGTGCGCGACCTGCACCCGAACGGTGACGACGACGAGGTGATGCAGGACTACCTGGAGCGGTTCCGGGCCGCTTCGCTCAAGCAGAAGAAGCTGATGCTGCAGGAACTCAAGAGCAAGAGCACCCGGCGAGAGGTCCACATCAGCAAGCGTCAGCGCAAGGGACTGAAGAAGATCTACAAGCGCGAACTGGTCAAGCGCTCGCTAGTGCTGAAGGTCGCTGCAGCCTGGGTGATCACCGTACCGGCCGCCGCTCTGCTCGCCGCCCTGTTCTTCGTCCTGATTCGCGCCATCGCATCCGGCTGA
- the recQ gene encoding DNA helicase RecQ, with protein MSKSPREILNSVFGYEDFRPPQGEVIDTVMGGNDALVLMPTGGGKSLCYQVPALARSGTAIVVSPLIALMQDQVAALRQLGVAAAFLNSSLSAEEAREVLGRLHEGSLDLLYVAPERLMMPATLERLAGVPLSLIAIDEAHCVSQWGHDFRPEYIRLGELAGQFPGVPRIALTATADEATREEIVERLGLGNARRFISGFDRPNIRYRISQGTGGGRDRLLRFIRESHPGEAGIVYCLSRKKVEQTAEWLEKQGLTALPYHAGLSAEHRRRVQERFLAEEGVIVVATIAFGMGIDKPDVRFVAHLNLPKSIEAYYQETGRAGRDGLPADAWMDYGLQDVLTLRQMMAGSEADERIKRIERTKLDAMLGLTEMTTCRRQALLAYFGETLAEPCGNCDNCLEPPETWDATEAAQKALSCIHRTGQRFGVNYLVSVLRGEADERMRRFGHDQISTFGIGTDLSAAAWRGLFRQLIARGLIAVDAEGHGGLHLDPSCRVVLKGEETLRLRPELKRKAATRGGSRRQPIAVPVEDEPLWESLRAHRKRLAEEQGIPPYTVFHDATLKHMIEIRPATLEEMEAVSGVGERKLEKYGEGFLRILHAHAG; from the coding sequence ATGTCGAAAAGCCCCCGCGAAATCCTGAACAGCGTCTTCGGCTACGAGGACTTCCGCCCGCCGCAGGGCGAGGTGATCGATACCGTCATGGGTGGTAACGACGCCCTGGTGTTGATGCCCACCGGCGGCGGCAAGTCGCTGTGCTACCAGGTGCCGGCGCTGGCACGCTCCGGCACGGCGATCGTGGTCTCGCCGCTGATCGCCCTGATGCAGGACCAGGTCGCCGCATTGCGCCAGCTGGGTGTGGCCGCTGCCTTCCTGAATTCGAGCCTGTCGGCCGAGGAGGCGCGCGAGGTGCTCGGCCGGCTGCACGAGGGTTCGCTGGATCTGCTCTACGTCGCCCCCGAGCGGCTGATGATGCCGGCCACCCTCGAGCGGCTGGCCGGTGTGCCGCTGTCTCTGATAGCGATCGACGAGGCGCACTGCGTTTCGCAGTGGGGCCACGACTTCCGTCCGGAGTACATCCGCCTGGGCGAGCTGGCCGGGCAGTTCCCGGGCGTGCCGCGCATCGCGCTGACTGCCACCGCCGACGAGGCCACCCGCGAGGAGATCGTCGAGCGGCTGGGGCTCGGTAACGCGCGACGCTTCATCTCGGGCTTCGACCGCCCCAACATCCGCTACCGCATCAGCCAGGGCACCGGCGGCGGCCGCGACCGGCTGCTGCGCTTCATCCGCGAGTCGCACCCGGGTGAGGCGGGCATCGTCTACTGCCTGTCACGCAAGAAGGTCGAGCAGACCGCCGAGTGGCTGGAAAAGCAGGGTCTGACCGCGCTGCCCTACCACGCCGGGCTCTCGGCCGAGCACCGGCGTCGGGTGCAGGAGCGCTTTCTCGCCGAAGAGGGTGTGATCGTGGTCGCGACCATCGCCTTCGGCATGGGCATCGACAAGCCGGACGTGCGTTTCGTCGCGCATCTCAATCTGCCCAAGAGCATCGAGGCCTACTACCAGGAAACCGGCCGGGCCGGCCGCGACGGCCTGCCGGCGGATGCCTGGATGGACTATGGCCTGCAGGACGTGCTCACCCTGCGCCAGATGATGGCCGGCTCCGAGGCCGACGAGCGCATCAAGCGCATTGAGCGAACCAAGCTCGACGCCATGTTGGGCCTGACCGAGATGACCACCTGTCGGCGCCAGGCGCTCCTCGCGTACTTCGGCGAGACGCTGGCCGAGCCCTGCGGAAACTGCGACAACTGCCTCGAGCCGCCTGAGACCTGGGATGCCACCGAGGCGGCGCAGAAGGCACTGTCCTGCATCCATCGCACCGGGCAGCGCTTCGGCGTGAACTACCTGGTGAGTGTGTTGCGCGGCGAGGCCGACGAGCGCATGCGCCGTTTCGGCCATGATCAGATTTCGACCTTCGGTATTGGCACCGACCTGTCCGCGGCGGCCTGGCGCGGCCTGTTCCGTCAGCTGATCGCCCGCGGACTGATCGCCGTCGACGCCGAGGGCCACGGTGGACTGCACCTCGACCCGAGCTGTCGGGTCGTGCTTAAAGGCGAGGAGACCCTGCGGTTGCGCCCGGAGCTCAAGCGCAAGGCTGCCACTCGTGGGGGTTCCCGTCGTCAGCCGATCGCGGTGCCGGTCGAGGACGAGCCGCTATGGGAGTCGCTGCGCGCCCATCGCAAGCGGCTGGCCGAGGAGCAGGGCATTCCGCCCTACACCGTCTTCCATGACGCGACCCTGAAGCACATGATCGAGATCCGCCCGGCCACCCTCGAGGAGATGGAAGCGGTCTCAGGCGTCGGCGAGCGCAAGCTGGAGAAGTACGGCGAGGGATTCCTGCGCATCCTGCACGCTCACGCCGGCTAG